CTCTGCTATTGCAAGGCAAATTTCCACCATATGCAGTGATATATGTGGTGATTTTCGCCACCTATATCATCGGTGACCTGATAGCGATTCCGTTCTCATATCTTTTTGCCAGACAGGCTCTCCCGGCAGGAACCGGCACAAGCTATTCGCCGAGTACTTGATCAAAAGACGAAGGAATAATGAGAATCTCTGCACATTTGTCTTTATCATACCTTGCAGCCGCCGCTGCCCGATACTACATTGCAAACCGTAATCCTCAGTTCTTCTTGACAGACCCAATGCGCGAATTGTAGGTGGAACACGCACTCGCTTCCTTCCTGTATTAAACATGGATGGTTTTATTACTTTCACTAAAACAATTTCAAATGGTAATCATGCTCTTCAGAATAAAACCCTTTTCTAACTTTCCGGCCCTATTGTGCGATAATTACAATGAAGGGCAGGATTATTGCCGATACTGAATTGATAAGAAACGAGTTTATGGACCACAAAGAGTCAAACGTAAGTCATCAACGGATCGAAGAAGCCTTGAGGGAGGGCGAAAGAAAATACAGAGATCTCGCCGATTCGCTGCCGCAGACAGTTGCCGAAATTGACATCGCGGGGAATATAACCTTCACCAATCTAGCGAGTTTTGAGATGTTCGGTTATACCCAAAAAGACTTTGACAGGGGTTTAAATATCTTCCAGATGATCGCTCCCGAGGAACACCGAAGAGCTGAGCGAAATATTCAACAGTTTATAGAGGGGCAAGGCCAGAATGGGAAGGAGTACATCGGAGTAAGAAAAGATGGCAGCAGATTTCCCTTTACGGTTTATTTGACCCCGGTTCTCAGTGAAGACAAGACAGTCGGTTTTAGGATCATTCTTATAGACATCACCGAGCGCAAGAGAGCGGAAGAAGCCCTGCGTACAAGCCAAACGCAATTATTTGAAGCAATGAACCTTGCGCATATCGTTTACTGGGAGTTTGATCCCGTAGCGCAAACATACGTTTTCAACGATCCCTTCTACGCTTTGTACGGCACCACCGCCGAGCAGGAGGGAGGGTACCGTATGACGCGGGAAGAATATGCCAAACGGTTTATACATCCCGACGATCTGCCGATCTTCTTTCAAGCCGTGAAACAAAACGTTACAAGAACGGGCCCCGAACCCCTTCCTGAAGTTGAACACCGTATTATTCGCCGCGATGGAGAAGTGCGCTATATAGCGGTACGAGGAGGTGTCATTAAGGATGATAAAGGCCAAATCGTTAAAAGATACGGCACAAACCAGGATATCACCGAGCGCAAAAAGATGGAAAACACACTACAGCAGAGTGAAGAACAGTTCAGAAAAATGTTCGAAGGAAACCCCATCGGCATGGTTATGGTTGACTCTGACTTCCGTTTTATCAGGGCAAACGCAGCCTTTTGTCGGATGCTCGGTTTCACTGAGAAAGAACTAAGCTCGCTCACCTTCAAAGACATTACACACCCTGACTATATCGAAGAAGATGTGCTCCGGGTGAACGATCTCAAGAACGGAAAGATTCCGTTTTATCAGACGGAGAAACGATACGTTCGAAAGGACGACGCAGTTGTATGGGGTTCCGCTAGAGTGAACGTCATGCGCGACAAAGATGATCGGCTTTTGTATTTTCTTACCACGGTGGAGGATATTACCGAGCAAAAACGCTCAGAAGAAGAAAGAACCCGTCTCGAAGCTCAACTCTTTCAGTCCCAGAAGATGGAAGCCATCGGCACCCTTGCAGGAGGCATTGCCCATGATTTCAACAACATTCTTACGGCCCTCGTGGGGTATGCGGCTCTCCTCAAGATGAAGCTAAGCAAAGGGATCCTGTCCACCTATGTGGACCAGATTCTCTCCGCTTCCCAGAAAGCAGCGGACTTGATTCGGGAGCTTTTAACCTTCAGCAGACAGGAAGCCGTGAGCCTCAAGCCGATCAGTTTACACAGCGTTATCAAAGGGACAGAGAAACTCCTCCAACGCCTTGTCACCGAAGACATCGAGCTAAGGATAAAGCCCTCCAAAGAGAAGATCGTCATCATGGCCGATCTCACCCAGATCGACCAGATACTCATGAATCTTGTCACCAATGCCCGGGACGCGATGCCGAAGGGGGGAAGCCTTACGATAGAGACAAAAATGGTGGAATTGGATGATGAGTTCCGGCGTATCCACGGGTACGGTAAACCAGGGGTATACGTCTTACTCTCCGTCTCCGATACCGGCTCGGGTATGGATGAGAAAACGCGGGAAAAGATCTTCGATCCGTTCTTCACCACCAAGGAGGTAGGGAAGGGAACGGGTCTCGGCCTCTCAACGGTCTACGGAATCGTGAAGCAGCATGACGGCTATATCACCGTACATAGCGAACCGGGAATCGGAACAACCTTCCATATTTACCTTCCAGTCGCCAACGAAGCCGGTAAAGAAGAAAGTCCCTCACCGGCCCCGGCGAAAGAGGGAAATGAAACTATCCTCATCGCCGAAGATGACGAGACGCTTCGAGGCT
This DNA window, taken from Syntrophorhabdaceae bacterium, encodes the following:
- a CDS encoding PAS domain S-box protein, coding for MKGRIIADTELIRNEFMDHKESNVSHQRIEEALREGERKYRDLADSLPQTVAEIDIAGNITFTNLASFEMFGYTQKDFDRGLNIFQMIAPEEHRRAERNIQQFIEGQGQNGKEYIGVRKDGSRFPFTVYLTPVLSEDKTVGFRIILIDITERKRAEEALRTSQTQLFEAMNLAHIVYWEFDPVAQTYVFNDPFYALYGTTAEQEGGYRMTREEYAKRFIHPDDLPIFFQAVKQNVTRTGPEPLPEVEHRIIRRDGEVRYIAVRGGVIKDDKGQIVKRYGTNQDITERKKMENTLQQSEEQFRKMFEGNPIGMVMVDSDFRFIRANAAFCRMLGFTEKELSSLTFKDITHPDYIEEDVLRVNDLKNGKIPFYQTEKRYVRKDDAVVWGSARVNVMRDKDDRLLYFLTTVEDITEQKRSEEERTRLEAQLFQSQKMEAIGTLAGGIAHDFNNILTALVGYAALLKMKLSKGILSTYVDQILSASQKAADLIRELLTFSRQEAVSLKPISLHSVIKGTEKLLQRLVTEDIELRIKPSKEKIVIMADLTQIDQILMNLVTNARDAMPKGGSLTIETKMVELDDEFRRIHGYGKPGVYVLLSVSDTGSGMDEKTREKIFDPFFTTKEVGKGTGLGLSTVYGIVKQHDGYITVHSEPGIGTTFHIYLPVANEAGKEESPSPAPAKEGNETILIAEDDETLRGLLSQILIAYGYTTIQAIDGVDAIEQFKKADKIDLLILDSVMPKRNGREAYEEIRKIRPDVKVLFTSGYTKDVILDKGIREEGLNFLGKPISPDTLLEKVRDVLDDGKHPH